The DNA segment AAGAAGACTCATATGCCGCGAGGAGGCATGGTTTCTCCCGAATGGACATCGCAGATGATCGTTTCCTATCAGATCTTAGGAGATTTTTTCACGCAAAAAGACAATACGGTCAAAGCCAATTATTACAAAGAAAAAGCCAAGATGTACCTTAATGAACTTAATAAAATTATTATTGCCAGTCCTTCGTTGACGGGCCAGGGAGAAGGGTGTCTTCCTTACGCGACACTGGAAGATGCCGATACGGGCCATGGGTGGAGAACGCCGCACGGAACCACAACCGGTTCTATCGCGGGAACAGCCTATATGATCATGGCCATCCAAGGCTTTAATCCGCTATCTTTATCGCAGTATGATATTGTTTCTGAATAAAATTTTATACAAGATCTTTTTCAGAAACTGCCAGGAAACGCCTATCATTTAAATGCTATTCCATAAAAAATCTATACTGATCCTCGTTTTTATCGGGCTTATCACGTACGCAAATTCGGTTTTTAATGGTTTTGTTGGTGACGACCACATTGTTATTGTAGATAATCCTTTTTATTCGTCCTGGGATAATATTCCTCGCCTGGTCCAGAAAAGTTACATTTCTACATCTCACTCTACGGATTTCAATAGGAAAGACTGGGGATCTGGTTCAGTTTCTTACCGCCCGGTTCTCTCGGCGACCTATTTTCTTGATCGTGCTTTTTGGAAACTAAATCCTTTCGGTTATCATCTCCATAATCTTGTCCTTCACTTAGCAAATTCTCTCTTGGTCTATGCGCTAATTATGATCATGATCCAGTTACGCGGTGTTGCGTTTTTAACAGCAAGTTTGTTTTGTGTGCACCCCATCCATTCTGAAGCTGTTTGCAATATCGGTTACCGAGCTGATTTGTTGTCATTATTTTTTGTTCTTCTGTCTTTTTTACTATTTACTAGATACCCAACTTGCGATGGAAATAAGAGAAAGCTATTTTATGGATTATCTTTGGCAGCCTTTTTCTTATCTTTATTTGCGAAAGAATCAGCGATCACGTTGCCAATAATCTTTTTGTCATATGATTATTATTTTCGCCGAGGTCTTTTAAAGACACAAAAGTGGTTTTATATAGGATACCTACTGGTCGCCATTTTCTATTTATATGTCTACTTTTTGGTCTTTCCGAATAGTGCCTTGAATTCTCCTTTGATACCTGACCAAGGTATCTTTGTAAATCTTTCTGTCATTCTCATGTCTTGGGCCGGGTATGTTTACGCGATATTCAATCCTTTCGTGATTACATCGCTGCCGCCATTTTATATGCCGTTTCTTAATTTCTTGGTTATGGGTCCTTCCATTTTATTTTATAGCCTGATGATTCTTTTTATTTCATTTATTAGTCTTATCGTAAAATACTTCTACAAAAACAAGTTTACTTCTTTCTTTATGCTGTGGTTCATCGTCTTTTTTATCCCTATTTCGAATGTCATTCCTTTAACAAATCCTTTTGCGCATCGCTTTGTGTATTTACCGTCCATCGGGATCTTTGCTGCTTTGGCTTTTGGCTTTTGGCAAGTGTATTCAAAATATTTTAAGGAATCGTTTAAGATAATACTTAATACGTTTATTATCGGCTTGTGCATGGCCTTAACGCTATCGGTCAATAGTTTATGGCATAGTAATTACACGATCGCATCGGGCTGGGTTAAAAATTTTCCTGATCATCCGGCAGGATATTTTATTCTCGGCTTAGAACATCTTAAAGTAGATAAATTTTCTGACGCTGCGAAATCTTTTAAAACGTGCCTGAAGCTTAAGGAAAAAAATCCGCAAGCCTATCATTCTTTAGGCCTTGCATATAGAGCGCCTTACTTTCTGGGGCTCTGTAACCGAGATGATTTTCAAGAAACAGTTAATTATTTTAAAGAAGCCATTAATGCCAATCCGTTTTTTACTGCAGCGTATGTTCATTTAAGCCAGCAATATATGACAGCGGGTAAATCTGATCAGGCAATTTTCTATTTAAAAAAAGGTATACAAATAATGCCAAATAATTTAACCTTATATGAACGCCTTATACAGATTTATTCAAGTTTAAACCGCGCCCAAGAAGCACAACTAGTTTTGAATGCAGCGCAAAATTCAATTCAGAATATTGATGCGTTAAGATATTTAAAGGCGATGATTAAGTAAACCAAGTTATCTTGTGGAAAGAGTAAAATCAATGAAATCTTATAGGGAAGAAATTTGGTTCAATACAAAAAATCGACGAGATTATATTAATATCAGCGATAATGTCCAAGAACTTATTGATAAAAGTGGTATTAAAGATGGCCTTTGTTTAGTGAATGCTATGCATATCACAGCGAGTGTTTTTATCAATGATGATGAGAACGGCCTTATCAAAGATTATGATGATTGGCTGGAAAAACTCGCTCCCCATGAACCGGTATCTTTTTACCGCCATAATGACACGGGAGAAGATAATGCTGACGCGCATTTAAAACGTCAGGTCATGGGTCGCGAAGTGGTAGTGGCGGTGACAAATGGCAAGCTTGACTTTGGGCCGTGGGAACAAATTTTCTACGGAGAATTCGACGGGCGCCGGCGCAAAAGAGTTTTGGTAAAAATTATCGGCGAATAACAAAAGGATAAAAAATGAGTTTAGTTGTTGTGGGAACAGTGGCGT comes from the Candidatus Omnitrophota bacterium genome and includes:
- a CDS encoding tetratricopeptide repeat protein translates to MLFHKKSILILVFIGLITYANSVFNGFVGDDHIVIVDNPFYSSWDNIPRLVQKSYISTSHSTDFNRKDWGSGSVSYRPVLSATYFLDRAFWKLNPFGYHLHNLVLHLANSLLVYALIMIMIQLRGVAFLTASLFCVHPIHSEAVCNIGYRADLLSLFFVLLSFLLFTRYPTCDGNKRKLFYGLSLAAFFLSLFAKESAITLPIIFLSYDYYFRRGLLKTQKWFYIGYLLVAIFYLYVYFLVFPNSALNSPLIPDQGIFVNLSVILMSWAGYVYAIFNPFVITSLPPFYMPFLNFLVMGPSILFYSLMILFISFISLIVKYFYKNKFTSFFMLWFIVFFIPISNVIPLTNPFAHRFVYLPSIGIFAALAFGFWQVYSKYFKESFKIILNTFIIGLCMALTLSVNSLWHSNYTIASGWVKNFPDHPAGYFILGLEHLKVDKFSDAAKSFKTCLKLKEKNPQAYHSLGLAYRAPYFLGLCNRDDFQETVNYFKEAINANPFFTAAYVHLSQQYMTAGKSDQAIFYLKKGIQIMPNNLTLYERLIQIYSSLNRAQEAQLVLNAAQNSIQNIDALRYLKAMIK
- a CDS encoding secondary thiamine-phosphate synthase enzyme YjbQ — protein: MKSYREEIWFNTKNRRDYINISDNVQELIDKSGIKDGLCLVNAMHITASVFINDDENGLIKDYDDWLEKLAPHEPVSFYRHNDTGEDNADAHLKRQVMGREVVVAVTNGKLDFGPWEQIFYGEFDGRRRKRVLVKIIGE